The nucleotide window ACACCGCTGCCGGCGCGCGCCAGTCCGACCACTCCCGACTCTGCCCCCAGTTGAACCCATCCACTCCCACCCAGTCGACGTACTCCTCACCGGGATAACAGGCCTCGGCGGTATGCTCGCCGACGTCGGCGTGGTTAACACACCAGATCCACTGGCAGTGGTCGGCGTCGATCTCGCTGGCGAGCGCGTCGTGGACGTGTCGCCACATTTCGACGTAGTCGTCGGGCGTCGACTCGCCGACCGTCGGACTCCACGGATACCAGTCGCCGTTCATCTCGTGGGCGAGTCGGAGGTAGAGCCGACGATCGTCGGCGGTTCCCCATTTCCCGTCGGGGCCGGCCAGCCAGTCGGTCAGTCGGCCCGCCCAGTCGTCGAGATAGGCGTCGAAATCGCCGGCAGCGATCCGACGGGCGATGTCGGATTCGGTTTCGGCGGCGAGATACGGCTCCCAGGTGAGCAACGGCACGCGCCCGGCGTCCCAGATGCGAGGAAGGAGGCTCTCGAACAGGTGGTCGATCGCGTCGCGTCGCCACGGCGTGAACAGCGTCTGGACGGCGTGGCGCGTTCCGAGCCAGCGGTCCATCGCATCGACGACGGTCGTCCGCTCGGGATCGACGTAAACGCCCGACAGCGGAGATTTCACGGTCGGTCGCCTCGGCGGGACGGTCGGCATCGGCCATGGGACGGACGCTCGCCGGCCATATCGTCGTGTTTTTATTTGCGGCACGCATGAAGCTGCTGAT belongs to Halococcus qingdaonensis and includes:
- a CDS encoding glycoside hydrolase family 26 protein — translated: MKSPLSGVYVDPERTTVVDAMDRWLGTRHAVQTLFTPWRRDAIDHLFESLLPRIWDAGRVPLLTWEPYLAAETESDIARRIAAGDFDAYLDDWAGRLTDWLAGPDGKWGTADDRRLYLRLAHEMNGDWYPWSPTVGESTPDDYVEMWRHVHDALASEIDADHCQWIWCVNHADVGEHTAEACYPGEEYVDWVGVDGFNWGQSREWSDWRAPAAVFDDMLTRLGRFDKPLCVPEVGCSSLTADGHDPARKADWLRAAIDYFDGYVQLYSWFNEDKETDWAVFDGKNGTDTIDGYACYPAYREALADHEPTAPPIDDATFRGV